The Paenibacillus sp. FSL R7-0345 DNA segment TACAACAGGTCGGCTCTGCTGGTTAAAACCCTTCAGTCGCTGACCGGACTTGAAAATCTGCATCAGGCTGAAATCATCGTGGTAGACAACAACTCACCGGATGATACAGCAGCAGCGATCAGGGATTTCATCAGAAGTCATGGTGCAGAAATGGATATCCGTTATCTTCTGGAGCCGGTACAGGGATTGTCGGCGGCCCGGAATACAGGAATTCTGGCTTCCAAATCGCAGATCATCGCTTTCCTCGATGACGATGCGATACCTTGCCGGAATTGGATTACAACAATAATCAGCACCTTTGACGAACGGCCGGAAGTGATGGCCATGGGCGGCAAGGTTGCCCCGATCTTCGAAAGCAAGCGTCCGGACTGGCTGATCAAGCCGTTCGAGCTGCCGTACACGATCGTGGATCTGGGAAATAAGGTCAAGGAATATCCGAAACGGCTGCATCCGTGCGGAGCCAACATGGCGATGCGCAAGCCGGCATTCGATATCAGCCTGTTCCCGCTGGATCTTGGAAGAAAGGGTGACTCCCTGATCTCCGGTGAAGAAACGTGGCTCTTCGGACAGCTGGAGAGACAAGGACACACGATCCTTTATCATCCGCAGATGGCCGTTGACCATTTCGTGGCGGCAGGGCGCCTGACCGAAGACTGGATTATGAAAAGGTATTACAGCCAGGGCATCTCCAACGCCATGAAAAGCGAAGGACTGAAGGGCAATCTGCTGCTGTTGGGCAAGACGGCCGCCAAAATAGTGTATGTTATGGCCGACTCCGTCTTCTCCAGAAGCCAGGGTAAAAAGCTGCTGAACAGATGCCGGCTGGAAAGCATTCGCGGGACGCTTCATATGTTTTGGAACCGGAAAAGGGAATCTGCAGCGGGGTGAGGGTAGACGATGACTAATTTTGAGTGGGGCACTAAACTAAACGCTTTACCATACGGAATGCTCTACCTTGTGTCCGCACTGTTTCTGGGGACCGCGGTTATTTACCAGCCGGTATTTGCGGTAGCGGCCGTACTCTTGATTATTATACTTACTGTCTCCATCTCACGACCCGATGTAATCAGTTACTTCGTACTGCTGACCACAGCGGTCTCGATCAACTTCCTGTTCAGCGGCAGCATGTTCGGTATCGAAATTCTCTCGCTCTACAAGCTGATGATCCTGATGCTGCTGGTACCCTGTATTCTGGTGAACGGACTGAGGTTCAAGCTGAGTGCTCCCTTGCTCGCGATGTTCATCCTGGTGATTATCACCTTCGGCTTCTCCATCTGGCTGCCGGAGATGAGCTCATCCATTGCGGTAAAAGCTTTTATCGGACTGTCGCTCCCCTTCGTATTCCTCCTGATCAACTGGAAGAAGGAGGTTGCCGACAAGCAGATCCGCATCCTCGCGATGCTGCCTGTAATCAGTGTAGGGATCGGGATCCTGCTGCAGATAGCGGGCATGCATTCCCTTCTCGCCATAGAATTCACAGGTGCTGTACGGCTGCAAGGTGCTAACATTGCACCGCATCTGGCGATGCTGGCCTTTATGGGCGTAGCGATCTGCTTTATCGAGATCAAGCGCAGCCAGCAGCATTCCCGCTTATTCTACACCTTGCTGGGCCTGAACTTTCTGATTCTGGTCGGAACAGGAACGAGAGGGCCGATGCTGGCACTCGTACCTATGGTTCTCTATTATTTCTTCGACATCTCACGGCAGTATTTAAAAGGCAAATCACAGTATCTGATCCCGCTGCTTGGCGGGGGGATTGTACTCGCAGGCGCAGTATATCTGCAGCTGGACAATCTCAGAAAACGCTCATTCGAGCGGACTACGGAGACGGGGATTGACCTGTCGGGCCGGACGGAGGCCTGGGAATTCTTCCTGAACAAGGCATCCGGTTCGCCTTGGGCGGGCCGGGGACTTGGATCAGCCACTGTAGCCAATGACGGTACGCTCTATTACGGATTTGTTGTTCCGCATAACGAGTACATCCGGTTTTACTACGATGGAGGGTATATCGGCGCCATTCTGCTGCTGCTTTCCTTACTGGCTGTGTTTCTTATGGTTTACAGAGCTTTGGCGCCGCGGGTCAGACCTTATTATGCTCTCTTGATTGCAGCGTTTCTCGTATATTCCTTTTCAGATAACACGCTGTCGACGGTCCAATTCATTATTCCGTTCTGTTGGTACCTGAACTGCCTGTATCGATCTTCACAGCCAACCGATTCCCCACAAAAAGAAGTGATACGATGAATCAAGTGAATATGTTCGATGTTAACTTTAATAACTATGATTTCATGGATTTGCTTGATTACATCGACAAAACCATTCAGGAAAGGAACCAGTCCTACATCCTGACCTGCAATGTCGATCATGTAATCAAGCTTCGCAAGGACAAAGAATTTCAGGCCGTTTATTCAGAAGCGGGCGCAGTCGTTGCAGACGGGATGCCGCTGATCTGGGCTTCCAAAATGCTTGGCAAGCCGCTCAAGCAGAAGGTATCCGGCTCCGATCTCTTCAGCCGTCTGGGCAATGCCTTTGAGCAAAGGAAGTACCGGCTGTTCTTCCTCGGCTCGGCAGAAGGCATACCGGAAAAGGCGACGATGAATCTGAAGGCGGCTTTTCCGGGAATCAACGTTGTCGGCTGCTATTCACCCTCCTACGGCTTTGAGCATAACGAGGAGGAGAACCGGCACATCATCAAGATGCTGACAGACAGCCAGCCGGACATTGTATTCGTCGGCGTGGGCGCACCGAAGCAGGAGAAATGGATCTACCGCCATTACACCTCGTATCAGGCACCGATTTCGATCGGTGTCGGCGCAACCTTCGATTTTCTCTCCGGTTCCGTGAAGCGGGCGCCGGACTTTATGCAGAAGACAGGGCTTGAATGGTTCTGGCGGCTAAGCCAGGAGCCGGGGCGGCTCTGGAAGAGATATCTTGTGGATGATGCCCAATTCCTGGTTCTGCTGCTCAAGGAGCTGCGCAAGAAAGACAGAGTGAAGGGCAGAAGCCTTGAATAATAACAGTTGCCGGCAGGAGGTGGGGAACAAAGATGACAGAGCAGAATGAGGGCAGTATATCACTGCCATCCCTGAACACGATGAAATCCGGAGCGGTTGCAGTGCTGATCTGCGCTATATGTCTTGGCCTCCCGCTGCTGATCGGGTTCGCCAGTGCACAGCTTAGTGCCTCCGACAGTCTGCAGGGAGCCATTCTGGCAGGGCTGCTCTTTCCCGCCTTCCTGCTGGCGCTGCTGAAGCCCAAACAGCTGATTGCCTATACGCTGCTCATCTGGGCAGTGGCTCCGGAGCTGCGGCGGATCGCTGACTGGTCGGAAGGGGTGTACCATTCCGTATCGCTGCTCAGCCTGGCGCCGCTGCTGACGGGTGCAACCCTTGCCATCCCGGTGCTGCGCGAGATTCACAGGATCCGCAAATCGTCATCCCGGATTATCCTGCTGTTCTCGGTGGCGCTGGCTTACGGCGCAATGATCGGCCTGGCCAAGAACGGCATGGGCTCGGTGTACGATCTGGCGAACTACATCGTACCGCTGCTGCTGATTCCGTTCTTTGCGGTTACCCGGTTCACGCCGAAGGATATTGACCGGCTGCTGTACGCTTTTGCCAACATTGCAGTGCTGGTAGCCATCTACGGTATCATCCAGTATCTGACCGTTCCGCCATGGGATGCGTTCTGGATGCGCAATGCGGATATGATCTCGATTGGCACACCGTATCCATTGGAGGTCCGGGTGTTCTCCACGCTGAATTCACCCGGACCGGCCGCCACCTTCCTGGTATTCGCCCTGGTGCCGATGATCCTTGAGCGGAAATGGCAGGGCACGCTGCGCTGGATCGGCGTAATGCTCGTCGTAATCTGTCTGCTGACCACACTGGTACGCTCGGCCTGGCTGGTACTGCTTGTGATGCTGCTGGTCTACATCGCCTCCTCCCCGTCGAAAGGGAAGTGGAAGACGCTGCTTCAGCTGGGATTTGTCGCCGCCGCACTGTTCTGGATCGTTCCCAAGCTTCCGGGAGCAGAAGGACTGGTCGCACGGATGGAGACACTGACCTCGGTTCAGGAGGATCACTCCTACAATGAACGTCTTGCCCTCTGGCAGAACATGGTGCCGCTGGTAGCCTCGAATCCAGTCGGCCAGGGGATCGGCAGTGTAGGGCAGAGTACCAAGCTGGGTAACGGAGGAGAGCTTGGCGAGTACGGCAACATGGATAACGGGTTTATCGCATTGCTGCTTACCTTCGGAGTACTGGGAGCTTTGTTCTTCTTCGGAGCCCTTGGCGCAGTTATCAAGGAAATTGCCGTCAGAGTCACAAGCAAGGACAGTCTTCAGCCTTACGCCAGGCTTTCACTGGCGGCCTGGACAGGAGCGGTAGTCAGCCTGCTGTCCGATAACGGCTTCCCGGGACTCAAGGGATATCTGATCTGGATGCTGATCGGCCTGGGCCTCGGTGCCAAAGAGATTATTGAAAGCAGAAAGAAGGGAACACCGCATGCAGCAGTCGAACGCCAAATCACTTCCCACTAGCACGGTCCTGTCCTCGCTCAAACGGTTTACCAAGAGCAAGAACAACAGCTCGGCGG contains these protein-coding regions:
- a CDS encoding glycosyltransferase translates to MTEYGDIPKVSIIICTYNRSALLVKTLQSLTGLENLHQAEIIVVDNNSPDDTAAAIRDFIRSHGAEMDIRYLLEPVQGLSAARNTGILASKSQIIAFLDDDAIPCRNWITTIISTFDERPEVMAMGGKVAPIFESKRPDWLIKPFELPYTIVDLGNKVKEYPKRLHPCGANMAMRKPAFDISLFPLDLGRKGDSLISGEETWLFGQLERQGHTILYHPQMAVDHFVAAGRLTEDWIMKRYYSQGISNAMKSEGLKGNLLLLGKTAAKIVYVMADSVFSRSQGKKLLNRCRLESIRGTLHMFWNRKRESAAG
- a CDS encoding WecB/TagA/CpsF family glycosyltransferase; amino-acid sequence: MNQVNMFDVNFNNYDFMDLLDYIDKTIQERNQSYILTCNVDHVIKLRKDKEFQAVYSEAGAVVADGMPLIWASKMLGKPLKQKVSGSDLFSRLGNAFEQRKYRLFFLGSAEGIPEKATMNLKAAFPGINVVGCYSPSYGFEHNEEENRHIIKMLTDSQPDIVFVGVGAPKQEKWIYRHYTSYQAPISIGVGATFDFLSGSVKRAPDFMQKTGLEWFWRLSQEPGRLWKRYLVDDAQFLVLLLKELRKKDRVKGRSLE
- a CDS encoding O-antigen ligase family protein; translated protein: MTNFEWGTKLNALPYGMLYLVSALFLGTAVIYQPVFAVAAVLLIIILTVSISRPDVISYFVLLTTAVSINFLFSGSMFGIEILSLYKLMILMLLVPCILVNGLRFKLSAPLLAMFILVIITFGFSIWLPEMSSSIAVKAFIGLSLPFVFLLINWKKEVADKQIRILAMLPVISVGIGILLQIAGMHSLLAIEFTGAVRLQGANIAPHLAMLAFMGVAICFIEIKRSQQHSRLFYTLLGLNFLILVGTGTRGPMLALVPMVLYYFFDISRQYLKGKSQYLIPLLGGGIVLAGAVYLQLDNLRKRSFERTTETGIDLSGRTEAWEFFLNKASGSPWAGRGLGSATVANDGTLYYGFVVPHNEYIRFYYDGGYIGAILLLLSLLAVFLMVYRALAPRVRPYYALLIAAFLVYSFSDNTLSTVQFIIPFCWYLNCLYRSSQPTDSPQKEVIR
- a CDS encoding O-antigen ligase family protein; this translates as MTEQNEGSISLPSLNTMKSGAVAVLICAICLGLPLLIGFASAQLSASDSLQGAILAGLLFPAFLLALLKPKQLIAYTLLIWAVAPELRRIADWSEGVYHSVSLLSLAPLLTGATLAIPVLREIHRIRKSSSRIILLFSVALAYGAMIGLAKNGMGSVYDLANYIVPLLLIPFFAVTRFTPKDIDRLLYAFANIAVLVAIYGIIQYLTVPPWDAFWMRNADMISIGTPYPLEVRVFSTLNSPGPAATFLVFALVPMILERKWQGTLRWIGVMLVVICLLTTLVRSAWLVLLVMLLVYIASSPSKGKWKTLLQLGFVAAALFWIVPKLPGAEGLVARMETLTSVQEDHSYNERLALWQNMVPLVASNPVGQGIGSVGQSTKLGNGGELGEYGNMDNGFIALLLTFGVLGALFFFGALGAVIKEIAVRVTSKDSLQPYARLSLAAWTGAVVSLLSDNGFPGLKGYLIWMLIGLGLGAKEIIESRKKGTPHAAVERQITSH